Below is a genomic region from Triticum dicoccoides isolate Atlit2015 ecotype Zavitan chromosome 5A, WEW_v2.0, whole genome shotgun sequence.
TACATAAAATTTTCCAGACGTGATTGCTGTGGGAATAGTTGCTTTTATTTTTTTACTCCATGTTCATACTAATGCTTACTAGATTTAGACAATGTTATTCTTATGTTCGAGCTCTGCACGAGTAACTCGTTTGTCGTATGTTTCAAAGGTTGCCATAAATCGCGTGTCATCATACTGATTGGCGAAAAATTATATTTCAATAGGTCAAGCAAAAGTAACAACATTTTATTTAGCAAGGATATTTTGATGGTATTTTACAACTTTATACAATAAGCTGCAACAATAATAGATAAAAGTTATGTTTTGAAGAGCATGTCAAAAATCCAAatgacacatataaaaacataaagAAAACCTAGCTGTGCAAATGTGAGGTCACCATTTCTAGTTGTCTATTAAACTGAGTGAAAGCTTTCTGTCTAAAATCCCAGAGAGTTCTCACAAAAGCTTCGTTAACAAATGAGAGCCTGCTTAAAAGCTGAAAATTCACAAGAATCGCCTCATTTCTCAGCGTTAGAATTGTATGATGCATCTGAAAAGGGCGAAAAATCAGGCACCCACGGACACCACATCTCCTCGTTGCTTCGACGGTGTAGGTTGGATGATAAGTTCATTCAAATGCTTGAAGTTGTGCTTGTCTCAATTGTTTATCAGAGCCTTCATAGTCGGCTCGTTTCTAGTCCGCGGGCGAAACAAGACGATGAAGAGCCAGAACAAGGTCCAGTATGTAACCTTCGGTCCTCTCCTTGCTGGCGTAGTAGAGCGTCTCTACCTTGCTCACTTTGGCATCTGCATGGGCGAGCATGTAACTGAAACTGATCCGACTTTCTTGTTCGAACCAGTTTGCTTCGTCAACATCGATACCCTCAATCCTGACACAGTGAATTAACTCATGAGAGCCTGACAGGACATTGCAGTTTATACATCTATTTGCATGAGCAAACATAGAAACAAGACTAGCGGGCGATTATACGCTGCGTACCCTTTCATCTCCCATTCTCCAAATACTCCATTCACGTGGTACCGCCTGATATTCATCAAGAAGGCAACAAATTTAACCGGGAACGTACATCGTTAAGAACAAGATTCCAGTGTCTAGTTATCTGTGCAGTACTATTAAAAGTAGTGCTGTTCTGTTAACTTGCATCAAGTACCTTGTGGATTCGGCAGCTGGCACAAGCCATCGCAGTACCCTGTTCATTTCAGCTCTCACCCCTGCTCGCGTCATGTTCTACAAGATGCAGAGGCAACCGAGATGACAAGGTATGGATTTGCTATTTTGTACACGTTATGTTTGCTAAAAAGGGTGTGCTACTTACCTGATCTCTGCCGGGACTACGCAGCTGGGTATGCAAAACTGGCTTAATCTGAGGAGGCAGTGCTTGGTATAATGCCTCCCGGTCATTTTGAGGAACCACCGGTGATACCAATGCCTGACAGTGGGATATGTAGTCATTAAAGCATAACAAGAGTCTATGATTGGCTGGGGAGAGGGTTACATCACATCCTGATTTGGAATGCTAAGCTCTTCATGTGGCAGCTTTTCCAGGAtgcaatatgtgtgtgtgtgtgtgtgtgtgtgtgtgtgtgtgtgtgtgtgtgtgtgtgtgtgttctcttTAAATTAAAAACAGTGGCAAAAGCTTTGCCAAATTTCACTGAATGAAAAGTTTATGCATAGTGTGGAATCAGTTCATCACATGTTCTTTGTCTGTGGGGCGGCGAAAGTGGGTTGGGAAGTTGTTGATCTCCCCCGGGAACTTCATGTACCCTAATCATTTGTGGCAACAATTTGCTTGGATGCATGCTTATCTCCCTTTTGGGGACATATTTTGTACAGCTGCTTTGGAAAAGGAGCGGAGTCTGTTCTGATCATAAAGTGATCCGGTCCCCTTATAACATTGTGTTCCATGCTTGTTCTTTGTTGCTGTGTTAGGCATTTGGGCAGGGATACAGATGAAGATAAGGCATTGAGAAGATATTGCGGCTGTATTGCTTCACTATAGTAGTTTTTTGGCCTTGGCTTTACTCCTGTCTGAAACTTCTGTTGTAAGGATCCTTAATTTCGGTGTTCAAGTTGGTGTCACAATTACTATTATATAAACTtctgttgtactccctccattcctaaatataaggctTTTTAGAGATTCCGATACAGAttatatatggagcaaaatgagtgaatctacactctaaaatgtgtctatatacacaCTGGCGGAGCTTCGTGAGGGCAAAACAAGGCCGTGGCCCGCCCAGCTCCAGAGACAAATAAAACTCTTTTGTACATGTAACAGCTTAATCCAATAGCATGTCTCCCTCGCATCCAGCTATGAGCTCTCTGCCCCGATTCAGCACTGAGCAAGCCACTCAGAGATGTAGAGGTCCAATAGCCAGGCAGTCGGGCGCCGCATGTAGCAACCCCTACGGTGACCCATCCCTATGCCACGACGGGCGTGGCCATGGCGGCTGCCAGCGGCTAGCCACCGATGAATTACCCAGGCGACGAGCACAAGACCATAGAACCAGCAGGCAGCTAGCGCACAAGAAATTTCGTTTATTTGTCCAAATTTTACTTGACAACATCATCCTGTTACCAGTTTCCCTATACAGGCAACCTGAAATTTCACTAACTCATGCCTACTTAACTGTATGGTTTAGAAAAAAAAAATTGGCCCGCCCAACTTATTTGTTGTAGCTCCGCCActgtatatacatccatatgtagtccgtactgaaatctctaaaaggtcttatatttagaaacggagggagtaatttccaACTTTACATAATAAACATGCATGTGGTTTCTTTCAAAAAATATTTACTGATATATAACTTGATGTCAGGGGAGGCATACCAAAGCTTTTAGCTGCAAAATGACATTAGCATAATGCAACGCAAGTCCAGTAGCTCCTAACGTTTTCGTGAGGTTGATAGCTATGTGAAGTTCTCCAGATGATTGCTCTGCATTTGCATGACTCTTCGAGAAAGCTTCGTTGATTTGAAGATGCATGAATTCTACGATCTCCACAAGTTTCTCCACAATCTGCAACAAGACAACATGGATAATTGGCAATTCCATGACTAGACTTAGAATGAAGAAACACTAATAGCAAATCATCGTCACCGGGGGTTATTACATTGTCCATACTCTTTGACCAAAATGATTTGCTTTTCAAGACCTTCACCGCACCCCTTTGGTTCTTGATAGCATCAATTTGTTTCCTAGCAGGAATAGCCGCTACATCTGCATATAGTTGTTGTATAATTAGAAAGGAGAAGAGACTCATTGAATGCAAGTGACGACTTAGCTAGCTTGTAGTACAAGAAGCGTGCTCAAGTCTGTCCAGTGCTAGCATTTCTTCATGTAGAACCTGAACAAATGGAAAATGGAATCTCAGTGTTTTGTCAGATGAAAACATCTCTCCACAAGGATGTAACGActgtgcaaaaaaaaaaagaagagtATATACTAACCCGGGTGTGTTGTGCCAATCTTATTAGATACTTCATACTGGGAGGTACCTCTTCACTGAAGTTCTTAGATGGCAGTGGAGAATCACCTCTGTTCATTGGCAAGAGCAATGTATGTAGAAACAACACATAAAGATGAGGCATGGTGAAGACATGGACTCCACAGTGAATTAACTGGCAACCGCGATAAGTTTTACCTGCAGAAATATCTACTGAGATTGTGCCATTGACAATCTTCACACAGATCTCCAAACCTGGCAACCTCTATCGAAAATCGTCTCACGTCCTCTCTGCATAATTCCAACCAAATGCATGTAAGGTTTTTCAACAAATATAAACTGCTAAACAACCAGGTCCAGCAAATCATGTTACCGTATGTCGTCTTCAATGACAATGGACAACTGACTGTAATCTTCCGAAATAAGACGGCGGACACCTTCAGACCTCAGCATGCCCTCTTTCAGGTGTCTTATTCTTTCTTTAGAGAAGGATTTTATCAGATTGGAGGCCTTGACAATTGTGTTGGCGATCTCGAAAGCATGGATCGATATCTTTCTTCCTTTGGGAGCAGAGCGGAAAACGGCGCTCATATTTGTATAACTTGGGGAGGATGATCTACTTATCATTCTGTTCAATTTTGCTGTTAAATTGTTGGAATTCACATCGCCACACCCTGCAAATGCGTCTATTTCTGATTCCTGTAAGATTAGAGGAGGCCATGAACTACTATATCAAGCACTTTTGTTTTAGGCTAGTAAATTAACATGCAATGCTCTTccctgcaaaaagaattaaaaaaatgcaATGCTCGACTACTGAATTAAAGATAAGCTCAGCAAAGTTTACCCGTATGTGCTGTTCAGATTTGTGTGCTTTGCACCTCTGTAATCTAAAACTATTTTCTTCCTTGACTAAATACATGAAGCAGTGCTACTGTAAATTCTTTCGAGTGAGATTTTTTTTGACAGAGGAGCTCTTTTAAGTGACCCGTATGGGCTGTTCATGGGCCATATGTGATTTTCTACCAGGAATAAAATCAGTAATTCAAGAGGAACCCTCAAAAAAAAAAGGAGGAAAGATAGCATGTACACATAACAAATTAGAAATTCCCTAAAAAATAAATACGCCTAGCATTAAGAAAATGAGAGATTAAATTGACCATACTGGCCTTTGGAAAGTACTTGATGACCTATTACTCATCTGAGGTAATATGTGTATCAAATGTTGGATAAAAAAAAGGACGGTCCACAACAATTTGGGAGCACCTTAGATCCTTAGAAAAATAATTTCAACAGATATCCAGTTGACCATTCTTGTAAAACAACGCATAAATTTTATTTAAAAAGCTCCATGAATGGAAAAGTTAGATAATCCAGTTGGCAAATTCTTACGAGTTCGATTTCCCTTTCCTGTAGTACAATGAAGATGTTTTCTAAAAAACTTACCATAAGAAAGGATGGTATATCAGCTTTTTATTGAAGCAATAAAATTAGTTTTTTTATATTGATGTATGTAAAACTCTATGGCACAACTGTCAATGGAGTGCTAGCTTGAGAATGTGTTTACTCCATATGGATGGCGTTTTAATCTTGATTGGTCCTCCAGCAACCTTAGGATGTTTATTCCTTTTGTAATGCTATATGTCAGTCAAATTTTTTTTCTAGTTTTGACGCTTGTTTGCTTGAGCTATCCCTCTTTATTCTAAAAAAACTGACTCCTAATGCAACATCCACTTTAGGTCACATCACTCTAAAAATATTCCAGTTTAAAAACTGACTCCTAATGCACCTTGAAATTGTCTTAATTGTGTCAAAATTAATGTATGAAAATTTAATATTTCAATTTATTTTTTGCACTTCAACAACATTTGATCTTCACAACTTTATGCGTAAAAATACAAATTTTATGTAAAAATATTTCAGAATAAAATGCAGCAAAGCGCAGGGATTTACACTTAGTTTGTATCAATTTAACTCTATGATGCTGTGCCGTCGCAATGCGATGTTTGGAGTTAATAAAATGCCCTTTATTGAAaataaaaactactccctccgatctAAATTAagtcgcagttttgaactaaggttaGTTTAACCTTAgttcagggtttagggtttagttTAACCTTAGTTCAAAACCGCGACATTTATTTTGGATAGGAAGGAGTAGCATAACATGTACCAATGCACGCCATTACTTATCATACCTGGCCCACTGCTGGCACATCATTCATGTCAAAACAATATTTTGTGCTTTCCAATTCATTCAGCGTTTGTAATATATCCCATGCAGAGGGCCTTTTACTGGGATCGGGATTAAGACAATTTAGTCCTAATACGATGCATCTATTTACTTGCTCGGAACATGTTTCCAACGCTCTATAACTTAGTGTTTTTTCCAATCTGTGCCTCCAATTTGCAATCACCTACAAACTTGCCACAATAATTTAGCATatcatgaaaatgaaaatgttggaTTTATTCATCTTACTTTTTTTTGTGGGATGGATTTATTCATCTTACATTCTCGATGAAGTCCTCAAACGGTGTTTCACTACTCTCGGGATATTTCCTGTGTCCCGTCATTAACTCTATGATTATAATGCCTAAACTGAATATATCTGACTTTGTTGTGATCAATCCATTTGTTATGTACTCGGGAGCCATGTATCCACTGCAGGAAAAAATGATACATTTTTATATACTAGATCAATCGGAAAACAATGAATTTCTGAGGAGGAATAGCTTACAATGTACCCCCACGACTTCTGGTGATAATTCGAGACTGTTGTCTGCCAAAGAGCCTAGACATACCAAAATCTGCAAGCTTGGGCATCATATGATCATCCAACAATATATTTTGGGGTTTAAGGTCCAAATGAATAATGCGGCACTCATCATGAAGGTAATGCAAATCGCTGCAAACTCGCCTAATTATATCATATCTTATGTGCCACTCAAGTCCACAAGATTCAGCTGTAGAAATAGAACAGAAGAACCACTATATGCATAAAGAACCAATATATGTATATTGTATCATCCAACTTAATTTATGCCAAAATAATGAAGTATAAATGAAAACAAGATCTGGCTACAGCACAACATACCAGAAAGATGCTTATCAAGGCTGTTATTTTCTAGATACTCGAAGCAGAGTAGTCTTGTCCGCGTTTCAGCCATGACATATTTCTCTCCTACTTGCGTCGCTTCCCACCGTGATTCAGCGCAGTAGCCTACAAGTTGTACTATATTTTGGTGCTTAACCCCGATAAGATAGGTGACCTCATTCTGGAATTGATCATCTTCTAGTTGCATTTCAAAAAGTTTCTTCACAGCAATCATTTTCCCATTTTGAAGCATCCCCTGTCCAACCTCCTTTTCTCAGTATAGACattttctttgatgatattctcAAAGTGGatagtgaagaagaaaaagaatccaCCATACCTTGTAAACCACTCCATACCCACCTTTTCCGAGTTCTCGCTCcttggaaaaattgtgtgtgatggctTTAAGAAATTCTACTGGCAGGAAAATTGGAGTGACACTTGGCTCTTGTAGCATGTTCTCAAATATACCAAAATCCATAGTGTTTGGCAGGAAAGTATTGGCATGCGCACTAGCTTCATTGCCCATTTTCTTATACTCTTGTAAAGACAGCAATAGGTTATGACGGTCTGTTTACCTCCGTATCCCCTTCTTATGTGAGCCAGTCCTGCAAACAGCTGAGATGTGACCCTCTCTGCTCCAAAGTTGGGATAAAAGTTGTCAGTAAGTATCAATAATATATAATGACGACCGATTAGCGTGTAACATAGGTTAAGTTTGCATCACGAGTGGTTATGGCTCGCCTTATAACATAGTCTAATTGCCATTATCTGTAACAACGCGTGGGCGATATAATTTATTTTTTAGTGTATTTGGCTAGTATGTTGATGGAAATTTGCAGGTGCACCTCAAAACTGGGAGCATCTGTTCAACAGGATCAAAATGAATTTGCCACCCTTGCGACTAAAAAGGGGTGAGGAATAAGTAGTACCCTTCCCTGATCTTCAACAAAATCTGCATCCATCTTGGGATTAAATTACACACAAGCACAACCAATAATAATAAGATGAAATTACAGGTGTGAAGAAAGGTTCTTTCCAATATACTAGTGCAGTAAGTAGTGAACAAAACCTTGATTGCCATTTATTACCTCGGTCCCAAATTACTTGTTTTGGatttacatccgtatctagacaaatttaagacaagtatAATTCGGGACGGAGGGGGTAATTGCCAACACAAGATGACCTGGACCTGGACATATATAAAGAAGAGAAGCTAACGTGCAGAAATAGGATAAATTGGGATTGTTGTGGAATTAAAACAGATGACtgaattttttttttgcatttttcttctTCAGACAGTAGGCTTTTCACTCGGGACTATAGTTGAGGTACCTATCCCAAATTCCAAACGCCTCccataaaaaacaaaacaaaaacaaacaaacaaaaaaatcgaACGCCACCCCATCTACCTATGCTGGCAGTCGCAGCCTCGCACCTTACTAGTGGCGGCCTCCTCCATCAGCCGGCACCCCTTATACGTCCCCTCCGGCAGAGGGGAGTTACCACATCTTTCTCCGGCAGAAATCCATGGCTTCCGAGATCTCGCGCGCTCACAATCCGGCCGCGAGAGCTTTGCTGCAACACAAGGACGTTCTGGCGATCGGCGATCGAATCTGAACTATTctttcttttttcaaattcgaaTCTGAACTACTCTGCTACGCAAGAGCAGGGGGAAATGAGGCGCGCGCCAAGGGAAATCGATCCCGTGAAAATCCGTAATAATTGACGCATAAAACAGTAGAGGTCGATTCCTTACCTGGACAAGAAGATCAAGGACTGCCTCTGACTCCGCCAAAGGGCTCACCGGCTCCGGAGATGAAGAATTGTTGGCTTGACCTGGGCTGTGCAGACTGCAGTCTTCAACTCACAAGTCACAATGATGGTGTGGTTCTGGTTCAAAATCAATATTCTCTATACCATTACAAAAATCACCACTTGGATACTACAGAGCCGACCAAAATAAATAAGCTGTTTTTCAAGTTCTTGATTGATCGGACGGTAGAGTGTACAAAGACCGAATCCCACTTCAATCACCCCCGTGCTAATCATCTTCCCATCACCTTCCAAATTAAATATACTTCCTCCATTTTTgtttacaaggccactatcaaaattacaatttgcaactatacaaggccgctaacattaatcgaggcaaaattgatgacgTTTGCCtcgtactccctccttttcggtttatagggcttatctcaaaattttagttttttcattttataaggctcaatttggttgttttccatcacatgttcagattccaaggtgcattaaatcattgcatgcaagtgttAAGAGAaat
It encodes:
- the LOC119297616 gene encoding protein PSK SIMULATOR 1-like — encoded protein: MGNEASAHANTFLPNTMDFGIFENMLQEPSVTPIFLPVEFLKAITHNFSKERELGKGGYGVVYKGMLQNGKMIAVKKLFEMQLEDDQFQNEVTYLIGVKHQNIVQLVGYCAESRWEATQVGEKYVMAETRTRLLCFEYLENNSLDKHLSAESCGLEWHIRYDIIRRVCSDLHYLHDECRIIHLDLKPQNILLDDHMMPKLADFGMSRLFGRQQSRIITRSRGGTFGYMAPEYITNGLITTKSDIFSLGIIIIELMTGHRKYPESSETPFEDFIENVIANWRHRLEKTLSYRALETCSEQVNRCIVLGLNCLNPDPSKRPSAWDILQTLNELESTKYCFDMNDVPAVGQESEIDAFAGCGDVNSNNLTAKLNRMISRSSSPSYTNMSAVFRSAPKGRKISIHAFEIANTIVKASNLIKSFSKERIRHLKEGMLRSEGVRRLISEDYSQLSIVIEDDIRLPGLEICVKIVNGTISVDISAGDSPLPSKNFSEEVPPSMKYLIRLAQHTRVLHEEMLALDRLEHASYVAAIPARKQIDAIKNQRGAVKVLKSKSFWSKSMDNIVEKLVEIVEFMHLQINEAFSKSHANAEQSSGELHIAINLTKTLGATGLALHYANVILQLKALALVSPVVPQNDREALYQALPPQIKPVLHTQLRSPGRDQNMTRAGVRAEMNRVLRWLVPAAESTRRYHVNGVFGEWEMKGIEGIDVDEANWFEQESRISFSYMLAHADAKVSKVETLYYASKERTEGYILDLVLALHRLVSPAD